A genome region from Myroides fluvii includes the following:
- a CDS encoding acyl-CoA synthetase: protein MKDLFKSIGNFISEEDFDALHRLQVEKPKCFNWVTEIFEGIHVSETPDKTALLWTDGLKTEHYTFQTLYNRYNQLLNFLREKGIQQQDVILTQMMLQRINWVTHLAAIKGGFRLSPAASILGVNDLKYRFEKINPQVIIADADNVTKIDEAEKAANLNIPIKIIIDGQREGWYPLSVLDEQSTEAEAAETKPDDNLFLFFTSGTTGMPKIVCHTQLSYPIGNLTTTAWIGLKKDDIHYNISQPGWAKFAWSSLFAPWNVGATIFAFHTKERFNAAKTLALIEQHKITTLCAPPTVLRFFIQENLSAYTFSLRQCVAAGEPLNPEIIEEWHEATGLYIRDGFGQTESTCMVANYPTATLKYGSMGKPTFLYDIVIADDEGQELANNEEGNICVKTNTGKINGIFKEYMYDKERQQQVFKNGVYFTGDKAYKDDDGYIWFIGRDDDVIKASDYRIGPFEVESILLEHPAVIESAVVASPHEVKGFEVKAFVIIKDIQHAHAALADELFQFSRRHLAPYKMPRRIEFVTELPKTISGKIKRVELRALQAERLAKKIEVPMEFVYKQ from the coding sequence ATGAAAGATTTATTTAAAAGCATTGGAAATTTTATTTCCGAAGAGGACTTTGATGCTTTACACCGTCTACAAGTAGAGAAACCAAAATGTTTCAACTGGGTAACGGAAATATTTGAAGGGATCCACGTAAGCGAAACTCCTGATAAAACAGCGCTACTATGGACCGATGGACTGAAAACGGAACACTATACATTTCAAACGTTATATAACCGGTACAATCAACTTTTAAATTTCCTTCGAGAAAAGGGAATTCAACAGCAAGATGTAATTCTGACGCAAATGATGTTACAGCGCATCAACTGGGTCACGCATTTAGCCGCTATTAAAGGAGGTTTTCGCTTATCTCCTGCCGCGAGTATATTAGGAGTAAATGACTTAAAATATCGCTTTGAAAAAATTAATCCTCAAGTCATTATAGCCGATGCGGATAATGTAACAAAAATAGATGAAGCGGAAAAAGCTGCCAACCTCAATATTCCGATTAAAATTATCATTGATGGGCAACGCGAAGGTTGGTACCCCTTGTCCGTATTAGATGAACAAAGTACAGAGGCCGAAGCTGCAGAAACGAAACCCGATGACAATCTATTCTTATTTTTTACCTCTGGCACAACTGGAATGCCCAAGATTGTTTGTCATACTCAACTAAGTTATCCTATCGGCAATTTAACCACAACAGCTTGGATTGGCTTAAAAAAGGACGATATTCACTACAATATTTCTCAACCTGGTTGGGCTAAATTTGCTTGGAGTAGTCTATTTGCACCTTGGAATGTAGGGGCTACTATCTTTGCTTTTCACACCAAGGAGCGTTTTAATGCCGCAAAAACACTTGCATTAATTGAACAGCACAAAATCACAACACTTTGTGCTCCACCGACAGTCTTGCGCTTCTTTATCCAAGAAAACTTATCCGCTTATACATTTAGTCTACGTCAATGCGTAGCGGCTGGAGAGCCTCTTAATCCCGAGATTATTGAAGAATGGCATGAAGCAACGGGCCTATACATTCGCGACGGATTTGGCCAAACTGAAAGTACGTGTATGGTAGCCAATTATCCTACTGCTACACTGAAATACGGATCTATGGGGAAACCCACTTTTTTGTATGATATAGTCATTGCAGATGACGAAGGACAAGAACTAGCCAATAACGAGGAAGGCAATATCTGCGTCAAAACAAATACAGGCAAAATTAACGGCATTTTTAAAGAGTATATGTATGACAAAGAACGTCAACAACAAGTGTTTAAAAATGGTGTTTATTTTACGGGGGACAAAGCCTATAAAGACGATGATGGTTATATTTGGTTCATCGGGCGTGATGACGATGTAATCAAGGCTTCAGATTACCGTATCGGTCCTTTTGAAGTGGAGAGTATTCTACTAGAACACCCTGCAGTAATCGAATCCGCAGTTGTTGCAAGTCCACATGAAGTCAAAGGTTTTGAAGTGAAAGCTTTTGTTATCATCAAAGACATTCAGCACGCCCATGCAGCATTAGCGGATGAACTTTTTCAATTTTCACGCCGACATCTTGCCCCCTATAAAATGCCTCGTCGAATTGAATTTGTCACGGAATTACCAAAAACAATCAGCGGTAAAATCAAACGCGTAGAACTTCGTGCCTTACAAGCCGAACGCCTAGCGAAAAAGATAGAGGTACCTATGGAGTTTGTTTATAAACAATAG
- a CDS encoding FAD-binding and (Fe-S)-binding domain-containing protein, giving the protein MLSESYASFTRELEKHLPPQQIITDPLQTLAYGTDASFYRLTPQVVVEVRNEAEAIGVIALAHQKKLPITYRAAGTSLSGQAITDSILLIATHHWKEYSIDNKGLRATFQPGIIGGRANILLAPYGRKIGPDPGSINAAMIGGIAANNASGMCCGTAQNSYNTVADIRLVFYDGTVLDTADAVSRHAFEIKHPEILAEILAIHQEIQQDTVLYERIKRKYKIKNTTGYSLNAFIDYQDPFDILKHLMIGSEGTLAFISTITYHTVVNYQKKACSLLVFDSITAACQAVPYLKKSPVAAVELLDRNSIRSIEDEPQAPDYFKTLPESACLLLVEIQANDTHELMQKEEEIRQAMASISTLAPFIFTSDPKEYAFNWKARNGLLPTTGALRATGTTCIIEDVAFPLDRLAEASLALQQLFAQYHYDDAVLFGHALEGNLHLVFSQDFSSKSSIQRYANLMDDLVHLVVVQFDGSLKAEHGTGRNMAPFVEREWGEQAYSFMLRIKHIFDPHHVINPGVMINANPTIHLENLKSTPATHPIIDTCIECGFCESHCVSEGLTLSPRQRIVVGREIAHLAQTHENPKLLEHLRKQAKYYVDDTCATDGLCAVACPVKIDTGKYVKSWRSNHLTVKNHQDALYFAAHLNRITQLGRYSLKFVRFFQNTLGDRIMLRLSTKMRAWSNNKLPQWNTAMPTGTKTAIKPLPLTEHNDHKVVYFPSCINRTMGKSKDYTKQDLDLKDLIVLLLHRARYEVIYPENVTNLCCGMPFSSKGFHDEGLQKSTALEEALVIASEQGKYPVLFDMSPCYYTFHDQHDQSIVPFYDPIEFVLDFVLPSLSITKMRDEITIFPVCSVKKLGLEKKLVDIAKQCAKKVNYIDSNCCGFAGDRGFTFPELNQHGTKNITQQIPTTCSGGYSTSRTCEIGLTAHSNQRFQSIFYLIEEVTR; this is encoded by the coding sequence ATGCTATCGGAGAGTTACGCTTCTTTTACTCGTGAATTGGAAAAACACCTTCCTCCACAACAAATTATTACAGATCCCTTACAGACTCTTGCTTATGGGACGGATGCGAGTTTTTATCGATTAACTCCTCAAGTCGTTGTTGAAGTAAGAAATGAAGCAGAAGCCATCGGTGTAATTGCATTGGCTCATCAAAAAAAGTTACCCATTACCTATCGAGCGGCAGGGACGAGTTTATCTGGACAAGCGATAACAGATTCTATCCTGTTAATTGCTACGCATCATTGGAAAGAATACAGTATTGACAACAAAGGGTTACGCGCTACTTTTCAACCGGGTATCATTGGAGGAAGAGCAAATATTCTACTTGCTCCTTATGGTCGTAAAATCGGCCCCGATCCAGGTTCAATTAACGCAGCTATGATTGGTGGAATTGCCGCTAACAATGCGAGTGGAATGTGTTGTGGAACAGCGCAAAACTCCTATAACACTGTTGCTGATATACGCCTTGTTTTTTACGATGGTACAGTCTTGGACACTGCAGATGCTGTCAGTCGCCATGCATTTGAAATTAAACACCCAGAAATTCTAGCTGAAATTCTAGCAATTCACCAAGAAATACAACAAGATACCGTATTATACGAGCGAATCAAACGCAAGTATAAAATTAAAAATACAACAGGATACAGTCTAAATGCATTTATCGATTATCAAGATCCATTTGACATCCTCAAACACTTGATGATTGGTTCGGAAGGAACACTTGCCTTTATATCGACCATTACCTATCACACTGTTGTGAACTATCAAAAAAAGGCATGTAGCTTGCTTGTTTTCGACTCTATTACAGCAGCTTGCCAAGCAGTTCCCTATTTAAAAAAGAGCCCTGTTGCCGCTGTCGAGCTATTAGACCGCAATAGCATTCGCTCGATTGAAGACGAACCTCAGGCTCCGGATTATTTTAAAACCTTGCCAGAATCGGCTTGTTTATTACTTGTAGAAATACAAGCTAATGATACGCACGAACTCATGCAAAAAGAGGAGGAAATTCGTCAGGCCATGGCTTCCATTTCCACTCTAGCTCCTTTTATCTTTACTTCAGATCCAAAAGAATATGCCTTTAATTGGAAAGCGCGCAATGGTTTATTACCAACTACTGGAGCATTAAGAGCCACAGGAACAACGTGTATTATTGAGGATGTTGCCTTTCCTTTAGATCGATTAGCAGAGGCAAGTTTGGCCCTACAACAACTATTTGCTCAGTATCATTATGACGATGCGGTCTTATTTGGACATGCTTTAGAGGGTAATTTACACTTGGTTTTTTCTCAAGACTTTAGCTCGAAATCTTCTATTCAGCGCTATGCTAATTTAATGGATGATCTTGTTCATTTGGTGGTGGTGCAATTTGATGGTTCTTTGAAAGCGGAGCATGGTACAGGACGCAATATGGCTCCTTTTGTTGAAAGAGAATGGGGAGAACAGGCTTATTCTTTCATGCTTCGAATTAAGCATATATTTGACCCGCATCACGTCATCAATCCGGGGGTAATGATCAACGCCAATCCCACTATTCACTTAGAAAACCTAAAATCGACACCTGCAACCCATCCTATTATAGATACATGCATTGAATGTGGATTTTGTGAATCTCATTGCGTATCGGAGGGATTGACATTATCACCGCGTCAACGTATAGTAGTTGGAAGGGAGATTGCTCACTTAGCACAAACACACGAAAACCCAAAGTTATTAGAACACCTTCGCAAACAAGCAAAGTACTACGTAGATGATACTTGTGCTACCGATGGGTTGTGTGCAGTGGCTTGTCCGGTTAAAATTGACACGGGCAAATATGTCAAAAGTTGGCGATCGAATCACTTAACCGTTAAAAATCATCAAGACGCGCTCTATTTTGCAGCACATCTCAATCGCATTACCCAATTAGGCCGTTATAGTTTAAAATTTGTTCGATTTTTTCAAAATACCTTAGGTGATCGCATCATGCTTCGTTTGTCTACGAAAATGAGAGCTTGGAGTAACAATAAACTCCCCCAGTGGAATACAGCCATGCCAACTGGAACTAAAACAGCGATAAAGCCCTTGCCCTTAACTGAACACAACGACCATAAAGTTGTTTATTTTCCTTCTTGTATCAATCGCACAATGGGAAAATCAAAAGATTATACAAAACAGGATTTAGACCTCAAAGATTTAATTGTACTCCTTTTACATCGGGCTCGATACGAAGTCATCTACCCCGAAAATGTAACCAACTTATGCTGTGGAATGCCATTTAGCAGTAAGGGATTTCATGATGAAGGTCTTCAAAAATCTACGGCCTTAGAGGAAGCATTAGTAATAGCCTCAGAGCAAGGAAAATACCCTGTTTTATTTGATATGAGCCCTTGTTACTATACCTTTCACGATCAGCATGATCAAAGTATTGTTCCATTTTACGATCCTATTGAATTTGTATTAGATTTTGTTCTTCCATCCTTATCAATTACAAAAATGCGAGATGAAATAACAATTTTCCCCGTTTGTTCTGTGAAAAAATTAGGTTTAGAAAAAAAATTAGTAGATATTGCTAAACAATGTGCTAAAAAAGTAAACTATATTGATAGCAATTGTTGTGGTTTTGCTGGAGACCGTGGATTTACTTTTCCAGAATTAAATCAACATGGTACAAAAAACATCACACAGCAAATACCGACGACCTGTTCAGGGGGGTATTCAACAAGTAGAACTTGCGAAATTGGTTTAACCGCACATAGCAATCAGCGTTTTCAATCGATTTTCTATTTGATTGAAGAAGTAACAAGATAA